One part of the Diadema setosum chromosome 6, eeDiaSeto1, whole genome shotgun sequence genome encodes these proteins:
- the LOC140229869 gene encoding uncharacterized protein gives MLIPAGAIETGSQLISLEILSKTPRINLSPDEMVVCWAFRCEPSHLEFKKSITIEMPHCAEMAIPDDVHTAFYSWSEYQDGHPYGMTRIEGHQEDGDKDVPTCIVRKGYLELRINHFSWNLLSLIWNSIPSWRTIRKRVLITPYMPRSMPQSRVLHLRIHVYDDVEGHDKKILSEERDSGYKIVHPSTDLNLDPGIDVAVRCEDRTSQNVHDKAIPSVGIFHTCRCTVSFELDFKNQEANQKFLTLSIGQENMTKTMDIITFNGMV, from the exons ATGCTGATACCAGCAGGTGCCATTGAAACAGGGAGCCAACTCATCTCGCTGGAGATTCTTTCTAAAACTCCTCGGATCAATCTATCCCCAGATGAAATGGTGGTCTGTTGGGCATTCCGATGCGAGCCGTCCCATCTGGAGTTCaagaaatcaatcacaattGAAATGCCGCACTGCGCTGAGATGGCCATACCAGACGACGTTCACACTGCTTTCTACTCCTGGTCAGAGTATCAAGATG GTCACCCGTACGGCATGACAAGGATTGAAGGACACCAGGAAGACGGAGACAAAGATGTGCCGACATGCATCGTTCGCAAAGGGTATCTGGAGCTTCGCATCAATCACTTCTCGTGGAATCTGCTGTCGCTAATATGGAACAGTATTCCGTCTTGGCGCACCATAAGGAAACGAGTTCTCATCACGCCGTACATGCCTAGATCAATGCCACAATCTAGAGTCCTGCATTTGAGGATCCACGTGTACGATGACGTGGAGGGTCACGACAAG AAAATCCTGTCTGAAGAACGTGATTCGGGATACAAAATCGTGCATCCCAGCACAGATCTCAACCTTGATCCAGGAATTGACGTAGCTGTGAGATGCGAGGACCGTACTTCACAAAACGTCCATGATAAA GCTATACCGTCTGTAGGGATATTCCACACTTGCAGGTGTACTGTCTCATTTGAACTGGATTTCAAGAATCAAGAGGCAAACCAGAAATTCCTCACATTGTCCATCGGCCAGGAAAACATGACTAAAACCATGGATATCATAACATTTAATGGTATGGTTTAA